Proteins from one Paraburkholderia sp. BL10I2N1 genomic window:
- the cheZ gene encoding protein phosphatase CheZ produces MDEPTNAPVAESRDDGGDLTTDRILARIGQLTRTLRDSMRELGLDKHVERAAEAVPDARDRLKYIATMTEQAAEKVLSAIEVAKPIQEQLQRDAGELDARWEQWYAAPIERDEVRALMNDTRTFLRGLPEATTATSAQLLEIMLAQDFQDLTGQVIKKITDVVYLIEQQLLGVLVENIALERREQFAANAAALAAEPSSTGSPASLLNGPQINPEGKADVMQDQGQVDDLLASLGF; encoded by the coding sequence GTGGACGAGCCGACTAACGCGCCTGTCGCCGAGTCGAGAGACGACGGCGGCGACCTCACGACCGACCGCATTCTTGCCCGTATCGGGCAACTGACGCGCACGCTGCGCGACTCGATGCGCGAACTCGGCCTCGACAAACATGTGGAGCGTGCGGCCGAAGCCGTGCCCGATGCTCGCGACCGGCTCAAGTACATCGCGACGATGACCGAGCAGGCGGCCGAGAAGGTGTTGAGTGCGATCGAAGTCGCCAAGCCGATCCAGGAGCAACTGCAGCGCGATGCGGGCGAGCTCGACGCGCGCTGGGAGCAATGGTATGCCGCGCCGATCGAGCGCGACGAAGTCCGCGCGTTGATGAACGACACGCGCACGTTCCTGCGCGGGCTGCCCGAGGCGACCACGGCAACCAGTGCGCAGCTGCTGGAAATCATGCTGGCGCAGGACTTCCAGGATCTGACCGGACAGGTCATCAAGAAGATCACGGATGTCGTCTACCTGATCGAGCAGCAACTGCTTGGCGTGCTGGTCGAGAACATCGCGTTGGAACGCCGCGAACAGTTTGCGGCGAACGCCGCGGCGCTGGCTGCCGAGCCTTCGTCGACCGGCAGTCCGGCCAGCCTCCTCAACGGTCCGCAGATCAACCCGGAAGGCAAGGCCGACGTGATGCAGGACCAGGGGCAGGTCGACGATCTGCTGGCAAGCCTCGGGTTCTGA
- a CDS encoding DUF2844 domain-containing protein, giving the protein MSSSSRLTRAVTSTVLALCGSVLAIQSAHAELGGSPMTAPASATLSLRSAQAASAAVSRSASSAFPAATSASSAAPPTSASFTIRETTLGNGTVVREYVTSTGTVFGIAWQGPQMPDLSALLGRYFQQYVDGVKAARAAYGRRGAVAVDQDTLVVRSGGHMGAFAGQAWLPQALPAGVSGQDIQ; this is encoded by the coding sequence ATGTCGAGCTCGAGTCGCCTCACGCGCGCCGTCACGTCGACGGTGCTTGCATTGTGCGGATCTGTATTGGCCATCCAGTCCGCGCATGCGGAGCTGGGCGGCAGTCCGATGACAGCGCCCGCAAGCGCCACCCTGTCCTTGCGTTCGGCGCAGGCGGCCTCTGCTGCTGTCAGCCGTTCCGCTTCTTCAGCTTTCCCAGCCGCTACCTCCGCTTCGAGCGCGGCACCCCCTACCTCCGCCAGCTTTACCATCCGCGAGACGACCCTCGGCAACGGAACCGTCGTGCGCGAGTACGTCACTTCGACGGGGACGGTCTTCGGCATCGCCTGGCAGGGACCGCAAATGCCAGACCTGTCGGCGCTGCTCGGCCGTTATTTTCAGCAGTACGTCGATGGCGTGAAAGCCGCGCGTGCGGCGTATGGACGGCGCGGCGCAGTCGCCGTCGATCAGGACACGCTCGTCGTGCGCTCCGGCGGCCACATGGGGGCGTTCGCAGGTCAGGCGTGGCTGCCGCAGGCCTTGCCGGCCGGTGTCAGCGGTCAGGACATTCAGTGA